Below is a window of Stygiolobus azoricus DNA.
GCATTAGTAGTATATATACAAATGCCAGAAAATACGGAAGGAGGTACGGAATCCTTAGAGGACATAGTTAACGGAATAGAAGGAGTAAGTCACGCCGAAGTAGTGCAAGTAACGCGTCTAGGTTTTTAAGTATTTCCTTTTTAATTAACTAAATAATAGTTGATGCTTAAGCTCTTATACCTCATTTTTTATATTACTTAATGGGATTGCGTTGAGTAGTGCTGAATTTACTCCTTCGAAGAAGGAGATTATCTTGAGAGTTGTTGAGGCTAAGCAAAAAGACGTTGGAAGGGGAAAAGTAAGGATAGACATTGATCTATTATCACAAATAGGCGTTAGCCCCGGAGAAGTAGTCGAGATCGAAGGGCAGAGAAAGACTGCCGCAATAGCATGGCCTTTGGCCCCAGAGGATACATTGAATGAGGAAGACAAATACATCATAAGAATGGATGGTATAACGAGAAAGAACGCAGGAGTCGCAATAGGTGACAAAGTAATAGTAAGAAAGGCTAGTCCGAAGGTTGCAACAAGTGTCAGGCTAGCTCCTTCAAATTTTTCTATTACGGTTGATCCAGGTTTCATTTCTTATGTTAAGAAAAAACTTAAGGACACCCCCCTAGTTGAAGGTGACACAGTTTTAATACCAGTATTAGGGCAAGCCATTCCATTTAGTGTTATCCAAGTAAGGCCACAAGGTGTGGTAATAGTATCTGACGAGACCAGTATAACGATATCAGAAAAACCGTTCGAACAAGCGAAGTATCCGAGAGTTACTTATGAAGATATAGGAGGGATGAAACATATAATTCAGAAAATAAGGGAGCTCGTTGAGTTACCATTAAGGCATCCGGAACTATTTAAGAGACTAGGTATTGAACCGCCTAAGGGTATTTTACTGTACGGCCCACCTGGAGTAGGTAAAACACTTTTAGCAAAAGCAGTAGCTAATGAAACTGAAGCCTACTTCACATCAATAAATGGACCTGAAATAATGAGTAAGTTCTACGGTGAAAGCGAGCAAAGACTTAGGGAAATATTTGAAGATGCAAAGAAACACGCTCCAGCAATAATATTCATAGACGAGATTGACGCGATCGCGCCGAAGAGAGACGAAGTAATAGGAGAAGTGGAAAGAAGGGTAGTGGCACAATTACTCACGCTGATGGATGGTCTTGAAAATAGGGGCAATGTTATAGTTATAGCTGCAACTAACAGACCTAATGCGATAGACCCTGCTCTAAGGAGACCCGGTAGATTCGATAGAGAATTAGAGATCCCCTTACCAGATAAGCAAGGTAGACTAGAAATATTACAGATACATACGAGGAGTATGCCGTTATCTAAAGATGTCGATCTACAGAAATTAGCCGATATGACCCACGGATATACCGGAGCAGACTTATCAGCATTAGTGAGAGAAGCTGCTATGAACGCCCTAAGAAGATATTTGCAAATGATAGATTTAAGCCAAGATAAGATCCCGCCTGAAATCTTAGAAAAAATGGAAGTTAATATGGACGATTTCCTTAAGGCATTTAAAGATATAGTGCCTAGTGGTCTGAGAGAGATATATGTTGAAGTACCAGAGGTTCACTGGGACGATATAGGAGGGTTAGAAGATGTAAAAGAAGAATTGAGAGAGGTAGTAGAATACCCATTAAAGTATAGAGAGGCATACGAGAATGTAGGTATTGAACCGCCTAAGGGTATTCTTTTATTTGGCCCACCTGGGACTGGTAAAACAATGCTGGCAAAAGCAGTAGCAACAGAAAGTGGTGCAAACTTCATAGCAGTAAGAGGACCAGAAGTACTATCAAAATGGGTAGGAGAAAGCGAAAAAGCAATAAGAGAAATATTCAGAAAAGCAAGACAAGCAGCACCAACAGTAATATTCTTCGACGAAATAGACGCAATAGCACCAATGAGAGGAGTATCAGTAGATAGTGGTGTTACTGAAAGAATAGTCAACCAGCTATTAGCTGAAATGGACGGAATAGAGAAACTTGAGAATGTTGTTGTTATTGCTGCTACTAATAGGCCTGATATCTTAGACCCTGCACTACTAAGACCAGGTAGATTCGACAGACTAATCTACGTACCACCACCAGACAAAAAAGCAAGACTAGAAATACTAAAAGTACACACAAAAAACGTACCACTAGCAGAAGACGTAACATTAGAAGAGATAGCCGAAAAGACAGAAGGATATACCGGAGCAGACTTATCAGCATTAGTGAGAGAAGCTACTTTAAGAGCTATCAGGGAACAGATGTCTGATTGTATGAAAAAGGCTGATGATAACTGTAAGAGAGGAGATAGTGAGTGCAGAGAAAAGATTATAAAAGAATGTATGAGTGGAAAAGGAGCTTTAGTAGAAAGAAAGCATTTCGACTTTGCACTCAGAAAAGTGAGACCGTCAGTGACACAAGATATGGTGCAATTCTATCAGAACTGGGTAGATAAAGCCAGACAACAATTACCTAGAGCTAATGTAAAGCCAAGTACTTTCACGTGAAATATATGTGGAGGGAAATCCCTTTACATTATGTAGTTCTTGAAAGATTACGAAAACATAATGGACCAGTGACAGATGAAGACTTATACGAAGAAGTAAAAAAGTCTACAGACTATGAAGTACCTTTTTCTGATTTTCTTAAAGCACTTATGAAGCTTGAGATGAGAGGTTATGTTACGGTAACACTAATAAAAGAGAATGTTAGAATGATCACTTATATAGGTGATAAAGAATAGGTGTAGACTTATCCGAGTTAGTAGAGGATATAAAGAGAGAGCTCAGCTTTGGAGAGTTGAAGGGTAAAAAAATAAGTATTGACGCGTATAATGCTCTTTACCAATTCCTCGCAGCTATTAGACAACCAGACGGAACACCTTTAATGGACTCACAAGGTAGAGTCACAAGTCACTTAAACGGAATTTTTTATAGAACTATAAGTATTTTAGAAGAAGGAGTCATTCCAGTTTACGTCTTTGATGGAAAGCCCCCTGAGCAAAAAAGCGAAGAACTGGAGAGAAGGAGAAAAATAAAAGAAGAGGCTGAGAAGAAACTAGACCAGTTAAAGAAAGAAGGAAGCACTGAAGCAAGAGAGTTAAAGAAGTATTCTCAGATGTCTATAAGGTTGACTAACGAAATGGCCGGAGAGAGTAAGAAACTCTTAGAACTGATGGGTATCCCTACAATACAAGCTCCGAGCGAAGGCGAGGCTGAAGCTGCTTATGTTAATTCTTTGGGTCTCACATGGGCAACTGGAAGCCAAGATTACGATTCTCTGCTTTTTGGAGCTACACGTTTAGTTAGAAACCTAACTATAACTGGGAAAAGAAAACTACCTAAAAAAGACGTGTACGTAGAAATTAGGCCAGAACTCATTGAGCTTTCAGATCTACTTAAGAAGTTAGGAATAACCAGAGAGCAGTTAATTGACATTGCCATACTGATAGGTACAGATTACGATCCTGATGGAGTCAAGGGCATAGGTATAAAGACAGCATATAGAATTATTAAAAAGTATGGTAAGATAGAAAATGCTGTAGAAAAAGGTGAAATACCTAAGCAAAAAATCACATTTAACGTTGAGGAAATTAGATCTCTATTTTTAAATCCAAAAGTAGAAAAGCCGAATACAGACTTGGAATTGAAAGATTGTGACGAGAAAGGAATCGAGGAACTTCTCATTAAGCAGCACGACTTTAGTGAAGAAAGAGTAAAGAACGCTATAGAAAGATTGAAGAAGGCTAAAAGAGAGGCTAAAGGTGCTGAGAGGCAAAAAGGACTCGATCAATGGTTTTGATTAATGACCATAATTTAACGCATTATTTTCACTCTCTAAGTACGCTTTATCTTCATGTTCTCTTTTTGTTGAAGGTTATGCGGGGGGTGGGACTTGAACCCACGCAGGCCTACGCCAGCGGAGCATACTGCTCTAAATGAGTCTCAGTCCGCCCCCTTTGACCTTGCTCGGGCACCCCCGCACTTACATTATTAACCGATATACAATTAAAAGTTTACGATAATAGGTATTTTTATGTATTTCAGATCTTTGATTTTTTAGCTGGGTTTAAATGTTCCTACCTCCTCTGGTTCCTCATACCATTTAACTCTCCTTCCTATCTTAG
It encodes the following:
- a CDS encoding CDC48 family AAA ATPase; the protein is MSSAEFTPSKKEIILRVVEAKQKDVGRGKVRIDIDLLSQIGVSPGEVVEIEGQRKTAAIAWPLAPEDTLNEEDKYIIRMDGITRKNAGVAIGDKVIVRKASPKVATSVRLAPSNFSITVDPGFISYVKKKLKDTPLVEGDTVLIPVLGQAIPFSVIQVRPQGVVIVSDETSITISEKPFEQAKYPRVTYEDIGGMKHIIQKIRELVELPLRHPELFKRLGIEPPKGILLYGPPGVGKTLLAKAVANETEAYFTSINGPEIMSKFYGESEQRLREIFEDAKKHAPAIIFIDEIDAIAPKRDEVIGEVERRVVAQLLTLMDGLENRGNVIVIAATNRPNAIDPALRRPGRFDRELEIPLPDKQGRLEILQIHTRSMPLSKDVDLQKLADMTHGYTGADLSALVREAAMNALRRYLQMIDLSQDKIPPEILEKMEVNMDDFLKAFKDIVPSGLREIYVEVPEVHWDDIGGLEDVKEELREVVEYPLKYREAYENVGIEPPKGILLFGPPGTGKTMLAKAVATESGANFIAVRGPEVLSKWVGESEKAIREIFRKARQAAPTVIFFDEIDAIAPMRGVSVDSGVTERIVNQLLAEMDGIEKLENVVVIAATNRPDILDPALLRPGRFDRLIYVPPPDKKARLEILKVHTKNVPLAEDVTLEEIAEKTEGYTGADLSALVREATLRAIREQMSDCMKKADDNCKRGDSECREKIIKECMSGKGALVERKHFDFALRKVRPSVTQDMVQFYQNWVDKARQQLPRANVKPSTFT
- the fen gene encoding flap endonuclease-1 translates to MGVDLSELVEDIKRELSFGELKGKKISIDAYNALYQFLAAIRQPDGTPLMDSQGRVTSHLNGIFYRTISILEEGVIPVYVFDGKPPEQKSEELERRRKIKEEAEKKLDQLKKEGSTEARELKKYSQMSIRLTNEMAGESKKLLELMGIPTIQAPSEGEAEAAYVNSLGLTWATGSQDYDSLLFGATRLVRNLTITGKRKLPKKDVYVEIRPELIELSDLLKKLGITREQLIDIAILIGTDYDPDGVKGIGIKTAYRIIKKYGKIENAVEKGEIPKQKITFNVEEIRSLFLNPKVEKPNTDLELKDCDEKGIEELLIKQHDFSEERVKNAIERLKKAKREAKGAERQKGLDQWF